The Oncorhynchus tshawytscha isolate Ot180627B linkage group LG08, Otsh_v2.0, whole genome shotgun sequence genome window below encodes:
- the LOC112256865 gene encoding MAX gene-associated protein isoform X3, giving the protein MAAKKERIMLLHEEGATAPIALPSPASPPDLFGVLNTGQASAVVANEEANSPATSTPGSAMGTGQMVSTLNSAARSNNQPENLPPESTYSGIKVMLDNNNMWNEFFKCKTEMIITKQGRRMFPYCRFRVSGLEPFQKYTLLMDINPVDNKRYKWTGQDWQMSGKAEAHLLRRVFIHPDSPSSGHQWMQNPVSFYKLKLTDNTMDQEGNVILHPMHRYLPHLHLVSAETATEDIQLNGPDVITFTFPQTEFFAVTAYQNVRMSRFKAEFNPFASGPNSQALKLKMSPSNESKDETRSPNELKPVKGLNGLKSLMAAKRRSKDTSTVDKGLLSPDAQNVSLADGDKTEVKTDGPSSRLKSRPSNEMNKDSAQSPNELKSVKSLNNLKSLMGKRTSKDTSVGGQGLLAPNAQNVMLADSDKSGVQTSPSNKSKKDTNSSTNDLKPGKSLNNLKSLMAKHSSKGTSAVDQRVLSEDAQRVTPVDRDKSGVNANGPSLSTPKLKSRSCNELKKAGTTSAKEFNSLRSNLSLSKCNPKDTSAVGQGLLFSDAQNVILADSEKSGVKMDKPSSCKKSSPSNETMKVETISPKVCNYVKNSRKSLHRKHNSQKTSAADHGQKSVRNTESTEYHSCTTGPPQSNFPELIRECRLKIRRCNVEITNTTCSVEQTNTKGMIANGKVVEVAVNDNFSQISEPEALSGKTIERVGTLHNGNVIDSVKDLFNSSQSQEPVKPRVSINDHSANEVENSQKASQSSSVSSEAKMTGFDEQLQGKAKPHKRPEPVPLPLLALYLQQLKLKSRSVRTKPKSPPGLPSSSSPSSAVPTTDPVIPATDQTFPAMDSSGPALESTGPALESTGPALESTGPSRDSTGCAVVPASGPADPAINHIVPVIAPTGPTTDYAGLPIDISVPNTDFLVPATDSLLPEPDSVLPTADHLFLVPEPTLSIAQSSPTPCLPATVLLSPFPDPLLPAQELPPPVPVTLNLATDLSSLTSDPPSTAPALSSTPSLANLEPEFTPSLPSPGPSRGGFEPSSPAPLPDLEPPLSSPVTLKPEATAPSLPVHASSFPALERLLPPDAFVLSSEFSSHGSLLGLPAPDPFLTIPFIPLLPSAHINPLPFEATSFSSTSHPDSLALDTALSPSPSDTTSSFQVNYEPLTHPSTPSPLPFQLSSFSLLGPDPLSPTPSLADLTNLFSIAEELEITEDFPSSEAPPVPCPPVRSTPSIPVSSTLPVGSSQPTQRNKPRRSKKRSRKGVKSAKGDSLPVIDGSTDVAMQPNLEEVEEQLFVSFTSKEALDVHLGEPALCETTTAQPQKPPEATENVGGLKTTEERIVAFEKVILGDLKVMRHRQVIHPVLQEVGLKMSLLDPTLVIDLQYLGVRLPLPPPFLCPEPNSPGLASSPSGSVPFVSRTGKTTDFTQIKGWRDKFVPSNSPSSSKPEGCPSSEVVPKNLSAFCSDMLDEYLANEGKLIDERAASFTQTTVVTPVVYQLPTKSTSYVRTLDSVLKKQAPALSSTFVPPSKKPRLPPTSKGLKKSEKRQQKQQCSKQNRTKLTSATTPTPLPTEPKPLLMDHGTPITHDDTIETIKRRPPPAHDPPVSRPEVEEPPPAELAPVEEDDSDPEPQPAAKTKVVFPGLTKALLRQRDLEDGVVWEGKRRTCISNERATVALTSHFTSTGFVCENPTAPIRIINRRAPPCLKAFCRLGCVCASLAQDRRIIHCGKIECIFGCSCLRQKVVVLKNLEGPDSNASEEGLSKKRRRKWKRMRMAYTLREAETVSEPAPRVRMLWRKTDGETDPEPVLAPTPVYLPHLPLQEEPSVVYCSPVREEGGTMTCARVRAFQSKSTNRPEVIDNHCKPIDSAPVNSSSMSEKSLSCHRPKYTKPSKRLEIMSKCKWRSLADRNLVLKIVCEHMAKDHLRNPFWVKGYLIKPVSQTLRNDGESCSIHYKVLISQVPRPDEVEEENGEEEQAWMGEEDEEELMEEQREEDKVEEVPVVEEVPVVEEVPVVEEVPVVEEVPVVEEVPVVEEVPVVEEVPVVEELPVVEELPVVEELPVVEELPVVEEVPVVEEVDNKAVGRRKDLKWQGLPFLTGISPAGLLTGNLKLPEISDQKCITVNGMSYPHAKIQLGMMGAMHPANRLAAYLTGKLRRPACLKRSMAASSSVPSQKHPSETPKGATDTKSSTRQPAQLAATPTTMVTTSVPSTIPVAAGPKFIVNPGACLSQGAQMEQNTVTAAVRIQVVTMVYPTKTPNVRGGAAALVSAVSVSSKAPSAPRYSTGANVSPQNASRISEVVTSPPMLSVPVTSTSVRMPSPLTSLTPIMSLTPLTSGQRIVLQPVRNTSANTLYKNPKGQLIQLVALSQLKALNPKLVMHNKGGMIILTMPECLTTMNSSTSSLTTLESKGPRSCASTISTVPLVTFPKTQTASSTTITAPKTTAGYVSLFPTVTNGGTYTLEMVPQTGNKEPIIIKCPAVPAQGSSKVMPVVGGVTVLQPHPETTVITVKSPTKTVKNTGVKADNISTVTSNVDSNVVSEVCSWMRPFQKTKTPPKSTKPPKGPQFKFIKADAISPAHCNLDPNIQPEVVIVLQPPPKPPITQVTMTGIKDNTSTADSNLLTKMVHVDDPYQTWTGRPKRKMVEDEYDLDDTDEETDEKTDNSSDETDSDDSSVNKEELIDVISEQLKHNVDERHRRFELHGCFQRLRETLKLDQKAAKVYIFKEATEEIQILTTKSNDMEKLRSSLTLERAAYVKKMSQLTGESEKQILRNIQYVCSQQKSEELLVNRNMEGVPKDSSAVSSSSAVLTCSEARSRPRPRHMGGVTAEEEDREEVMEVVDLLEDTEEDREAVMEVVDLLEDTEEDREAVMEVVDLLEDTEEEKTDNSSDETEDSADDDNNKNNNVKGDVINIRDVEESVEEEEAVDIENVEDNAQKSTTSQLKAKYAKEVEGEKGPKLRDRKQVLDLRDKCERLEKLKSGLTRERAGDIKKISKKSGKTEELIIRKLQDISTKQKDMVFKRKWRGPSSSVSPNKTISLRSTRQPKPKSLAPSLKLKVVATSVPHSIPQKPASQRPKTSPITPPSSNHPSTWRSPRERTRPNILSGRKIQPAPDSPPVHAGFLPPQMLSIVGGVITSEQVIAMQSARSLLPGGRAAGIEMRQSQTPGVASVTIIIPSMSEPISLTPTFNNCNRGVPNFADVVSLVKARQNQSAPGVSGGAQRRPAPVKGRGSGLEYGEVLGKQLDHAVDSVGINDADGNSEEDEDNKDGDGEDESLASVLNEIFILHQQITTDNNSSPRGPPVVSRIPHTEPGQMGTVRVPTPQTDRVLLPPKTEKAIIGDGDDERSLSPLFLRLNDDKGQEKTSKGPGLPIPQAEDLKVGFGSNLKPSETVSAPAVNGHSQQAKACTTKGQDVLQKALTPPLLLQMKVGGVAEVLESNEKPGDALTPPPLLQMRPMPRLDPR; this is encoded by the exons ATGGCTGCCAAAAAGGAGAGAATAATGCTTCTTCATGAGGAGGGGGCTACTGCCCCCATAGCACTGCCCTCACCTGCCTCtccccctgacctctttggtgtCCTAAACACAGGGCAAGCAAGTGCAGTTGTAGCCAATGAAGAAGCAAACAGTCCAGCAACATCTACTCCAGGTTCTGCAATGGGTACTGGTCAAATGGTTTCTACATTGAACTCTGCTgccaggtctaataaccaaccaGAGAATTTACCACCAGAGAGCACCTACAGCGGTATCAAGGTGATGTTGGacaataacaacatgtggaatgaGTTTTTCAAATGCAAAACCGAAATGATAATAACCAAACAAGGCCGGAGGATGTTCCCTTATTGCCGCTTTCGCGTCTCTGGTTTGGAGCCCTTCCAGAAGTACACTCTGCTCATGGATATCAACCCTGTGGACAACAAACGTTACAAGTGGACTGGGCAAGACTGGCAAATGAGTGGGAAGGCAGAGGCTCATTTGCTGAGACGGGTTTTCATCCATCCAGACTCTCCATCTTCTGGTCACCAATGGATGCAGAACCCAGTGTCATTCTACAAGCTTAAGCTCACTGACAACACGATGGACCAGGAGGGCAATGTAATTTTGCACCCAATGCACCGCTACTTACCACATCTGCATTTGGTCTCAGCTGAAACGGCTACAGAGGATATTCAGCTCAATGGGCCTGACGTGATAACCTTCACCTTTCCCCAGACTGAATTCTTTGCTGTAACAGCCTACCAGAATGTACGCATGTCTCGGTTTAAAGCAGAATTCAACCCCTTTGCAAGTGGACCCAACTCCCAGGCTCTAAAGTTGAAAATGAGTCCCTCCAATGAGTCGAAGGATGAAACCAGATCTCCCAATGAACTCAAGCCTGTGAAAGGCTTGAATGGCCTGAAATCTTTGATGGCGGCAAAACGCAGATCTAAAGACACTTCAACAGTAGATAAAGGACTCCTGAGCCCTGATGCTCAAAATGTTTCCCTTGCAGATGGTGACAAAACTGAGGTCAAAACTGATGGACCCAGCTCCAGGCTGAAATCAAGGCCCTCCAATGAGATGAACAAAGACTCAGCCCAATCGCCCAATGAGCTCAAGTCTGTGAAAAGCCTGAATAATCTTAAGTCTTTGATGGGGAAACGCACTTCCAAAGATACTTCAGTAGGAGGCCAAGGACTTCTCGCTCCGAATGCCCAAAATGTTATGCTTGCAGATAGTGATAAGTCCGGAGTCCAAACAAGTCCCTCCAATAAGTCAAAAAAAGACACAAACAGTTCTACCAATGACCTCAAGCCTGGGAAAAGCCTGAATAACCTGAAGTCTTTGATGGCAAAACACAGCTCTAAAGGCACATCCGCAGTAGATCAGAGAGTTCTCAGTGAAGATGCTCAACGTGTTACACCTGTAGACAGAGACAAATCTGGAGTCAACGCTAATGGACCCAGTTTAAGCACTCCAAAGCTGAAATCAAGATCCTGCAATGAGTTGAAAAAAGCAGGAACCACATCTGCCAAGGAATTCAACTCTCTTAGAAGTAATCTGTCTTTGTCAAAATGCAATCCTAAAGACACTTCAGCAGTAGGTCAAGGACTCCTGTTCTCAGATGCTCAAAATGTTATACTTGCAGACAGTGAAAAGTCAGGAGTCAAAATGGATAAACCCAGCTCCTGCAAGAAATCAAGTCCTTCCAATGAGACGATGAAAGTTGAAACAATATCTCCCAAGGTGTGCAATTATGTGAAAAATTCCCGAAAGTCTTTGCATAGAAAACACAACTCCCAAAAGACTTCAGCAGCAGATCATGGACAAAAGTCAGTCAGAAACACAGAGTCCACTGAATACCATTCTTG TACAACAGGTCCTCCCCAAAGTAACTTCCCTGAGCTGATTCGGGAGTGTCGTCTGAAAATACGAAGGTGCAATGTTGAGATAACCAATACAACTTGTAGTGTTGAGCAAACAAACACTAAGGGCATGATTGCCAATGGCAAAGTTGTGGAAGTAGCTGTGAATGACAATTTTTCCCAGATTTCTGAACCTGAAGCCTTGTCCGGGAAGACTATTGAAAGGGTGGGAACACTGCACAATGGGAATGTGATTGACAGTGTCAAGGACCTCTTCAATTCATCTCAGTCCCAGGAACCGGTCAAGCCCCGTGTGTCAATCAATGACCATTCAGCAAATGAAGTTGAAAACAGTCAAAAGGCTTCCCAGAGCTCCTCAGTGAGCTCTGAAGCAAAAATGACAGGTTTTGATGAACAGCTGCAGGGGAAGGCTAAACCACACAAACGACCGGAACCTGTGCCTTTGCCCCTTCTTGCACTCTACCTTCAACAGTTGAAGTTAAAATCCAGATCTGTTAGGACCAAACCGAAATCTCCCCCGGGATTGCCTTCGTCTTCATCCCCATCTTCTGCTGTTCCAACCACCGATCCTGTTATTCCAGCCACTGATCAAACCTTTCCAGCCATGGACTCAAGTGGCCCAGCCTTGGAATCTACTGGCCCAGCCTTGGAATCTACTGGCCCAGCCTTGGAATCTACTGGTCCATCCAGGGATTCTACTGGATGTGCTGTAGTTCCAGCCAGTGGTCCTGCTGATCCAGCTATCAATCACATTGTTCCAGTCATTGCCCCCACTGGGCCAACCACAGACTATGCTGGTCTACCCATAGATATTTCAGTCCCAAACACAGATTTTTTGGTTCCTGCCACAGACTCATTGTTACCAGAACCTGACTCAGTTTTACCAACCGCTGACCATTTGTTTCTTGTCCCTGAGCCTACCTTATCCATTGCACAATCATCCCCCACCCCTTGTTTGCCAGCAACTGTCTTATTATCACCATTCCCTGACCCATTGTTACCAGCCCAAGAATTGCCACCCCCTGTACCTGTCACATTAAACCTAGCGACTGATTTATCATCACTTACCTCTGACCCTCCCTCAACTGCTCCAGCACTGTCATCAACACCTAGTCTTGCCAACTTGGAACCTGAATTTACCCCCTCGTTACCATCCCCTGGTCCTTCGCGAGGTGGCTTTGAGCCATCCTCACCTGCGCCATTACCAGATCTTGAACCCCCTTTAAGTTCCCCTGTTACATTGAAACCGGAAGCCACCGCCCCCTCCTTACCTGTACATGCCTCCTCATTCCCAGCCCTTGAACGATTACTGCCCCCTGACGCTTTTGTTCTATCCTCTGAATTTTCATCACATGGATCACTTTTAGGCCTACCTGCCCCTGATCCTTTTTTAACAATACCCTTTATCCCATTGTTGCCTTCCGCTCACATTAACCCATTACCCTTTGAGGCAACCTCATTTTCCTCTACCTCTCACCCTGACTCACTTGCTCTGGACACTGCCTTATCCCCATCTCCCTCAGACACTACCTCATCATTCCAAGTCAATTATGAACCATTAACACACCCATCTACACCGTCTCCACTCCCATTCCAGTTATCTTCCTTTTCATTGTTAGGTCCTGACCCATTGTCACCAACCCCGTCACTGGCTGACCTCACTAACCTTTTCTCCATCGCCGAAGAGCTTGAGATAACTGAAGACTTTCCCAGCAGTGAGGCACCTCCTGTCCCATGCCCTCCTGTCCGAAGTACCCCTAGCATACCAGTTAGTTCTACTTTACCTGTTGGTTCTAGTCAGCCAACCCAGAGAAATAAACCCCGGAGATCTAAGAAGAGATCAAGGAAAGGAGTGAAATCTGCCAAGGGTGATTCACTCCCAGTGATTGATGGATCTACAGATGTCGCCATGCAGCCCAACCTGGAGGAAGTTGAGGAGCAGCTGTTCGTGTCTTTCACCTCCAAG GAAGCACTTGATGTCCACCTGGGAGAGCCTGCACTTTGTGAGACGACGACTGCGCAACCTCAGAAGCCCCCAGAGGCGACAGAGAATG TTGGAGGACTAAAAACCACAGAGGAAAGAATAGTAGCTTTCGAGAAGGTTATTTTGGGTGACCTAAAGGTTATGAGGCATCGACAGGTTATTCATCCTGTGTTGCAAGAAG TTGGACTGAAGATGAGTTTACTGGATCCCACTCTGGTCATTGACCTGCAGTACCTAGGTGTTCGTCTACCTCTACCCCCACCCTTTTTATGTCCAGAACCAAACTCTCCAGGGTTGGCATCTTCTCCAA GTGGTTCAGTCCCCTTTGTTTCCAGGACAGGCAAGACCACAGACTTCACCCAAATCAAAGGCTGGAGAGATAAGTTTGTCCCCTCGAACTCGCCATCATCCTCCAAGCCTGAAG GTTGCCCAAGTTCAGAAGTGGTCCCAAAGAACTTGTCGGCCTTCTGCAGTGACATGTTGGATGAGTACCTGGCTAACGAAGGTAAACTCATTGACGAGCGCGCTGCCAGTTTCACCCAGACCACCGTCGTCACCCCTGTGGTCTACCAGCTACCCACCAAGAGCACCAGCTACGTCCGAACCCTAGACAGTGTGCTGAAGAAACAGGCACCGGCACTTTCTTCCACCTTTGTCCCACCATCCAAAAAACCCAGACTGCCCCCCACATCCAAAGGACTTAAAAAATCTGAGAAAAGGCAACAAAAACAGCAATGTTCAAAGCAGAACAGAACTAAACTAACTTCTGCAACAACCCCAACACCATTGCCCACTGAGCCAAAACCGCTATTGATGGATCATGGCACCCCCATCACCCACGATGACACAATTGAAACTATAAAAAGGAGACCTCCACCAGCCCATGACCCTCCTGTGTCCAGGCCAGAGGTAGAAGAGCCACCTCCCGCTGAACTGGCTCCTGTGGAAGAGGATGACTCGGACCCAGAGCCACAGCCTGCTGCCAAGACCAAGGTCGTGTTTCCTGGGCTGACCAAGGCCCTGCTCCGACAAAGGGATTTGGAGGACGGGGTTGTCTGGGAGGGCAAGCGCCGGACCTGCATCTCAAACGAGAGGGCGACGGTCGCCCTCACCTCCCACTTCACCTCAACG GGCTTTGTTTGTGAGAACCCTACAGCTCCTATTAGGATCATAAATCGCAGGGCTCCTCCCTGCCTCAAAGCATTCTGCCgattgggctgtgtgtgtgccagcctGGCACAGGATCGTCGTATTATCCACTGTGGAAAGATTGAGTGCATCTTTGGCTGCAGCTGCCTCAGGCAGAAGGTGGTCGTCCTCAAGAACTTAGAAGGACCAGATTCTAATGCGTCAGAGGAGGGCCTGTCCAAGAAGCGGAGGAGAAAGTGGAAGAGGATGAGGATGGCATATA CTCTCAGGGAGGCTGAGACGGTATCAGAACCTGCTCCGCGTGTGAGAATGTTGTGGAGAAAGACGGATGGAGAGACGGACCCGGAGCCCGTCCTCGCCCCAACACCGGTCTACCTACCACATCTTCCACTACAGGAAGAACCTTCAGTG GTGTATTGTTCTCCGGTGAGAGAGGAAGGCGGGACCATGACATGTGCCAGAGTGCGTGCGTTTCAAAGCAAGAGCACAAACCGACCTGAGGTCATTGACAATCACTGCAAACCAATAGACTCTGCACCAG TGAACTCTTCCAGTATGTCAGAGAAGTCGTTGTCCTGCCATCGTCCCAAGTACACGAAGCCCTCCAAGCGCCTGGAGATTATGTCTAAGTGTAAGTGGAGGAGCCTGGCGGATAGGAACCTGGTGCTGAAAATTGTGTGTGAGCACATGGCCAAGGACCACCTCAGGAACCCCTTCTGGGTCAAAGGTTACCTTATAAAACCCGTGTCTCAGACCCTGAGAAATGATGGCGAAAGCTGCTCCATCCACTACAAGGTACTCATCTCTCAGGTCCCGAGACCGGACGAAGTGGAGGAGGAGAACGGTGAGGAGGAGCAGGCATGGATgggagaggaagatgaagaagaactaatggaagagcagagagaggaggataaagtgGAGGAAGTACCTGTCGTGGAGGAAGTACCTGTCGTGGAGGAAGTACCTGTCGTGGAGGAAGTACCTGTCGTGGAGGAAGTACCTGTCGTGGAGGAAGTACCTGTCGTGGAGGAAGTACCTGTCGTGGAGGAAGTACCTGTCGTGGAGGAATTACCTGTCGTGGAGGAATTACCTGTCGTGGAGGAATTACCTGTCGTGGAGGAATTACCTGTCGTGGAGGAAGTACCTGTCGTGGAGGAAGTGGACAACAAGGCTGTGGGGCGTAGAAAGGATCTGAAATGGCAGGGCCTGCCTTTCTTAACAGGAATTTCTCCTGCTGGCCTCCTTACTGGCAACCTTAAGCTGCCAGAAATCTCAGACCAGAAATGTATCACG GTGAATGGCATGTCCTACCCCCATGCCAAGATACAACTGGGCATGATGGGAGCCATGCACCCAGCCAACCGTCTTGCTGCTTACCTCACGGGCAAGTTACGAAGGCCTGCCTGTCTAAAGCGGTCTATGGCGGCCTCCTCCTCCGTCCCATCACAAAAACACCCCTCAGAAACTCCTAAAGGTGCCACAGATACAAAGTCCTCTACGAGACAACCAGCCCAACTGGCAGCCACTCCTACCACCATGGTTACCACAAGTGTTCCCTCTACCATTCCAGTTGCTGCTGGCCCCAAGTTCATTG TGAACCCAGGTGCCTGTCTCTCTCAGGGGGCTCAGATGGAGCAGAACACAGTGACTGCTGCTGTGCGGATTCAGGTTGTCACCATGGTCTACCCAACCAAAACTCCTAATGTGAGGGGTGGCGCCGCAGCCCTGGTATCTGCAGTGTCTGTTAGCTCCAAGGCCCCCTCAGCACCAAGATATTCTACAG GTGCAAACGTATCACCCCAAAATGCGTCCCGCATCAGTGAAGTGGTTACCAGTCCCCCGATGCTCTCTGTCCCAGTGACCAGTACCTCTGTCAGAATGCCGTCTCCTCTCACATCCCTGACCCCTATCATGTCCCTGACCCCTCTCACGTCGGGTCAGAGAATTGTGCTGCAGCCGGTAAGGAACACCTCAGCGAACACCCTATACAAGAACCCCAAGGGACAGCTGATCCAGCTGGTTGCCCTCAGCCAGCTGAAGGCCCTTAACCCCAAACTCGTCATGCACAACAAGG GTGGGATGATCATTTTAACCATGCCTGAATGCTTGACCACCATGAAcagctccacctcctctctcaccACATTGGAGAGCAAGGGCCCTCGTAGCTGTGCTTCCACCATCAGTACTGTCCCCCTTGTCACTTTCCCAAAGACCCAGACTGCATCCAGCACCACTATCACCGCCCCTAAAACCACTGCTGGTTACGTTAGTCTCTTTCCCACCGTGACAAATGGTGGGACGTACACCTTGGAGATGGTTCCTCAGACAGGCAACAAGGAGCCCATCATCATCAAGTGTCCGGCGGTGCCAGCCCAGGGCTCCTCCAAGGTGATGCCTGTAGTAGGGGGTGTTACTGTGCTGCAGCCTCACCCGGAAACCACAGTAATTACTGTCAAATCCCCCACAAAAACGGTTAAGAACACAGGTGTCAAAGCTGACAATATCTCCACAGTGACCTCCAATGTAGACTCTAATGTAGTCTCTGAGGTGTGTAGTTGGATGCGGCCTTTCCAGAAAACCAAAACGCCTCCTAAATCCACAAAACCCCCTAAAGGACCCCAGTTTAAATTTATAAAAGCTGATGCTATCTCCCCAGCTCACTGCAATTTAGACCCTAATATCCAGCCTGAGGTAGTTATAGTGCTGCAGCCTCCCCCGAAACCCCCTATAACCCAGGTCACAATGACAGGGATCAAAGATAACACCTCCACAGCAGACTCCAATCTCCTTACTAAGATGGTTCATGTTGATGACCCCTACCAGACATGGACAGGAAGACCGAAGAGGAAGATGGTGGAGGATGAGTACGATTTGGATGATACGGATGAGGAGACGGATGAGAAGACAGACAACTCATCTGACGAGACTGATTCTGATGATTCAAGTGTTAATAAAGAGGAGCTCATCGACGTCATCAGT GAACAGCTGAAGCACAACGTGGACGAGAGGCATCGCCGTTTTGAGCTCCATGGGTGCTTCCAGCGGCTGAGAGAGACACTGAAACTTGACCAAAAAGCTGCGAAAGTGTATATCTTTAAAGAA GCGACAGAGGAGATCCAAATCCTGACTACGAAAAGTAACGACATGGAGAAGCTAAGGAGTTCACTGACCCTGGAGAGAGCAGCTTATGTCAAGAAGATGTCCCAGTTAACTG GAGAGTCTGAGAAGCAGATCCTGAGGAACATCCAGTATGTTTGTTCCCAGCAGAAGAGTGAGGAGCTACTCGTCAACAGGAATATGGAAGGAGTTCCCAAAGACTCCTCTGCTGTCTCGTCCTCTTCAGCTGTCTTGACCTGCAGTGAGGCCAGGTCGAGACCAAGACCAAGGCACATGGGAGGAGTGAcagcagaggaggaggacagggaggaggtgatggaggtggtAGACCTTCTGGAGGACACGGAGGAGGACAGGGAAGCGGTGATGGAGGTGGTAGACCTTCTGGAGGACACGGAGGAGGACAGGGAAgcggtgatggaggtggtggaccttctggaggacacagaggaggagaaaacGGACAACTCCTCGGACGAGACAGAGGATTCTGCCGATgacgacaacaacaaaaacaacaacgttAAAGGGGACGTCATTAACATCCGT GATGTTGAAGAAAgcgtagaggaggaggaggctgtagACATTGAGAATGTGGAAGACAATGCACAGAAGAGCACCACTTCACAACTGAAGGCAAAATACGCTAAAGAAGTGGAAGGAGAAAAGGGACCCAAATTAAGA GACCGAAAACAAGTCCTTGACCTGAGAGACAAATGCGAGCGCCTTGAAAAACTGAAGAGTGGGCTGACCAGGGAGAGAGCTGGTGATATTAAGAAAATCTCAAAGAAATCTG GAAAGACAGAGGAGCTCATCATCAGGAAACTGCAGGACATCTCGACCAAACAGAAGGACATGGTGTTCAAAAGGAAGTGGAGAGGGCCGTCCTCATCGGTCTCACCCAATAAAACAATTTCACTCAGGAGCACTCGACAGCCTAAGCCAAAGTCCCTGGCCCCCAGCCTCAAGTTAAAGGTCGTAGCCACCTCAGTCCCCCACTCTATCCCCCAAAAGCCTGCATCCCAACGACCCAAGACAAGTCCCATCACACCACCTTCCAGTAACCACCCCTCAACGTGGCGTTCGCCGCGTGAAAGGACCAGACCTAACATCCTGTCTGGCAGAAAAATACAGCCTGCCCCAG ATTCCCCACCAGTTCATGCTGGGTTTCTCCCTCCTCAAATGCTGTCTATAGTGGGTGGAGTGATCACATCTGAGCAGGTGATCGCCATGCAGTCTGCCCGTTCTCTGCTGCCGGGAGGACGCGCCGCTGGAATCGAAATGCGACAGTCTCAAACACCAG GTGTCGCTTCGGTCACCATCATTATCCCCTCAATGTCCGAACCCATTTCTCTCACTCCAACTTTTAATAACTGCAACAGGGGAG TTCCTAATTTCGCCGATGTCGTTTCATTGGTTAAAGCCCGACAGAACCAGTCAGCTCCAGGTGTGTCAGGGGGAGCTCAGAGGAGGCCAGCCCCAGTGAAGGGTAGGGGCAGTGGGTTGGAGTACGGAGAGGTTCTGGGGAAGCAGCTGGACCACGCTGTAGACAGTGTAGGGATCAACGACGCAGATGGAAACTCTGAGGAGGACGAAGACAACAAAGATGGTGATGGTGAAGACGAGAGCCTGGCGTCTGTCCTCAACGAGATCTTCATCCTTCACCAGCAGATTACCACAGACAACAACAGCAGCCCCAGAGGTCCTCCAGTGGTCTCCCGCATACCACATACCGAGCCTGGGCAGATGGGGACTGTGAGGGTACCCACACCTCAGACAGACAGGGTGCTACTACCACCAAAGACAGAGAAGGCGATCATCGGAGATGGAGATGACGAGCGCTCCCTCAGCCCCTTGTTCCTGAGACTGAATGATGACAAGGGCCAGGAAAAGACTTCCAAAGGCCCAGGTCTGCCAATACCACAGGCAGAGGACCTTAAAGTTGGTTTTGGATCCAACCTGAAACCATCAGAGACTGTTTCTGCTCCTGCTGTCAACGGGCACAGCCAACAAGCAAAAGCATGCACTACAAAAGGTCAAGATGTACTGCAAAAAGCACTGACCCCGCCACTGCTGCTGCAGATGAAAGTTGGAGGCGTGGCAGAGGTGCTGGAGTCCAATGAGAAGCCGGGGGATGCCCTGACCCCGCCCCCACTGCTGCAGATGAGGCCCATGCCAAGACTAGACCCACGATGA